The window agaggtttccacacccttataaggaatgtttcgttcccatccaaccaatatgggatctcacaggaaacctctctctagcagacgcattttaaaaccttgagaggaagcccacgagggaaaactcaaagaggacaatatttgtcaACGGTGTGCTTGACCTGTTACATAATAActtatttcctttctttcgAGTTCAACAATTACAGGATGAGAATCAAATCATCATCTGGTCATTAGTGTCGTTTATCCACGTAACGATCTCGTtccataatttcttttagttaCCCCATGGTTTGAAAATGATtctacaaacaaacaaatggcATGGTAcataataacataaaaatggAATTCATAACCTATAATAAACAGTATTACATTTGGGTGAAAACATAGAAGTTTTGTTGTCCTAACACTGAATTGATATCATAATTACATATACTCTCAAAAGCTTAAATTTTTCGCTAAGAAAATGTTCCCACAACATTCAAACTTTGATTCAAAGCCACTCCCCGACTGAATCCAACATAAAGTAAGAGCTAAACAAGGGTTTTTCTGTTTCCTATGACCCTTAATGAAGAAGGGTTCGTACTTGATCACTTCAAAAAGCCATTAATTTTTGACATAAAAGTTAAGACCCATTAAGAATCAAGATAAACCCACATGATTAATGCACAAATATGGCTGAACCCGAGAAACTTTTGTGTTTGAATGAGAGAgatagaagagagagaaggataTGAAGTGTGTTCCAAGACACAATGATTACATGTTCTTAAGGTAGTAGAAAGGGTTGGCGTGGACATGGCTAAGAGTATGGAACAACCATTTGGGGGCTTGAAGCATAACAAATGTCAAGAACCCGTTCATTTGAGTCTAACAGCTCAAGcttaccactagtagatattattcgttttggcccgttatatatcgtcgtcagcctcactattttaaaaacacgTTTCTTAAAGAGAGGTTTATACACCAGaattgtttcgttcctctctccaactaatgtgagatttcacgaggattctaaatttttattagaatcATGCGTGAAACCTTTCCCACATCggatggagaggggaacgaaccattcctcgtaaaagtatgaaaatctctctctagcaaacacattttaaaaaaacttgataggaagcccgaaagggaaagtccaaagaagacaatatctaatagtagtgagcttgagccgttacaaactTACAAGCTTGGTTCATCTGATCTCGATCTTGACAATTGTTCGTATTcaaactattatttttaacccAACAACGTAAAAGTGCATAAGGTAAAAATGAACATTTTGAAAGtgtaaaaacaaatttgaaagaaaagggtTTTAGCCAAAGGCAAGCTTTTTAGAACAATGATCTTCTCAGCTCCTTTTTGGTCCTTGTTTGGACGACAAAGCAATGTTTTTATATGTTCACTCTCTTTTTATGTGGTCGTGTCTTCCcattatatataaacaaaacataaagcgataatatataaaaacataTACTAAATGGGGTTTTTCTCTGTCATATGCATATAATAATGTGagctaattttaataattataacacAAAAGATCTCTCAGCTCATTTCACTGCCTAGAAAAAGGCATAGGGGATGGACAAACAATAATGGCGTAAGAAGAAAGTAAAGCAAAGCCAGAGAGAGAAACAGCTCTATATATTGAAGCTCAAACTAAAGCTTATGTTGAAGGCAATGGATTAATGGTCAAATTCATAACTTTGATCCAATTTTATCATAAAGCTTTGCCCTTTTCACTTcattttgtctttattttgtGAGTGATATGCGTGGGGAGGATCAAGAACaggatcatcatcatcaacatcaaGGGGAGTGTTCACAAACAATTGAGAATATGTTTCAAGAacagcttcttcttcaccaacAACTACAAAACAACAACACCGATCATATTATCTATGGAGATCATCACCATCATGGAGCTGGAAGAGGGTTGATTTTCCCGGCCGACGTCGTGTCGCCGGTTCTAAACTCGTGGCCTCCGCTCAACCCATTTCTCATTcctcctccgcctccgccaccgccaccgacATCGTTATGTTCGTCGTCGTCGTATGGTAATCTTTTCAACCGGAGACCGGCTAATTGTCTTCAATTTGCTTATGATGGAACTTCCTCAGCGGACCACTTGGGTCGAATCATATCAACCACGCTTGGACCAGTGGTTCATCATGGCTCAGCTGCTCCCTTTGGATTACAAGCTGAGCTTGGCAAAATGAGTGCTCAAGAAATAATGGATGCCAAAGCTCTTGCAGCTTCTAAAAGCCATAGTGAAgcggagagaagaagaagagaaagaatcaATAATCATCTTGCTAAGCTCCGGAGCTTACTTCCTAGTACCACTAAAGTAAGCATTTTTATGAATCCCTATATTGATTTTCACATAcccttttgtttgtttaagtttatttccatttcttgCATTGCTTTTTTTGGATCAAAGTTGCAATTTTTAACATATAGAACAACAAATTTCTAACATTTTCAACATCCCATGATGTTTCCTCGTTTGTTCAAAAAAGGGTTTGTTGTGTcgtgtttgttttttgttgtgggaatgaggaagaagaaaagagagctTAACCGGTAATGTCGCTGGATTGATATCATAAAGAGGAACCAAAGTTGCAGTTGGAAAGGGTTTCGGTTGGGAAATTTGTTGCCGGATGTCAGTCAAAAATATGttagagaatgaaaagaaataaagagaagACAAATTCAGTATCCTTGTCAGTTACCCTTAGAGAGGCCCTTATCTATTATTCTTATGCCCTTTCCCTTCCCACTTCTGAGCTTAGCCCCACTACCATGACCCTAAACTAAAAACACTAACACTCCACTAGCTAAGACCTATCGCTAtctgatattgttctttttaggttttccttcaagattttCAAAATGCAtgtgctagagagagattttcatacccttataaacaatatttagTTCTCCTCCCCCTAACTGATGTGGGTTCTCATAGTACCAATGACCCTAAACTCAAAACACTAACACCCCACTAGTTAACTCACTTGGTATCTGTAGTagcccaagttcaccgctagccgatattgtcttctttgggtttcgttctcattctcaaacgacgtg is drawn from Cucurbita pepo subsp. pepo cultivar mu-cu-16 chromosome LG09, ASM280686v2, whole genome shotgun sequence and contains these coding sequences:
- the LOC111802626 gene encoding transcription factor bHLH30-like; translation: MRGEDQEQDHHHQHQGECSQTIENMFQEQLLLHQQLQNNNTDHIIYGDHHHHGAGRGLIFPADVVSPVLNSWPPLNPFLIPPPPPPPPPTSLCSSSSYGNLFNRRPANCLQFAYDGTSSADHLGRIISTTLGPVVHHGSAAPFGLQAELGKMSAQEIMDAKALAASKSHSEAERRRRERINNHLAKLRSLLPSTTKTDKASLLAEVIQHVKELKRQTSLIAETSPIPTDIDELTVDDASDEMMINGAKFVIKASLCCEDRSDLLPDLIKTLKSLRLRTLKAEITTLGGRVRNVLFVTGEDDEPSTDHNNNNNNNNNNNPNSDTQQQQQHSISSIQEALKAVMEKTGPDDSSSGNIKRQRTNNINIL